The genomic stretch AAAAAATGGTGCTAGGACGATAAGTGAGGCTATAGTCGGTGACGATACTGGTAGGGTAAAATTAACATTATGGGGTAAATTAGCTGGTTCTATAAAAGAAGGAATGGTAGTAAAGATAGATAATGCATGGACTACTGCTTATAAGGGTAAGGTTCAGTTAAATGCTGGTAGTAAATCACAAATTTCAGAAGTAAATGACGAATCTTTTCCGCAAGCAGACCAAATTCCAGATACTACTCCATCAGCAGGTGAATATAGGAGACCTTTTAGAGGAGGAAGAAGACAAGGCAGAGGAGGAAGAAGACCAAGATTCGAAGAAGAAAGTGGTGAAGAAGAATGAATTTTGATGAGGTAAAGAATTTAAAACCACAAAAAATAGGAGAATTCCTAGATAAAAGTGAAGATGGAGAAGGATATATAGTCAAAGTTTCAGAAGATAAGGTTTACGAATTAGCACCTATAGCTTATTACGTTTGGGACTTGTGTGATGGAGAAAAAACTGTAGATCAAATCGTAACTCAAATTAGTCAAGAGGCAAATTTATCTGTTGAACAAGTTCGTGACCCTATATTAATGGTACTAGACGAGTTGAAAAAAGCCTCACTCATAAGTATGTAAAGTTATAAGTTTTGTTTTTTATTTTCTTTTATGCGAGCCATATTAGATGATAGGAACTTACTTTCAGCTGAAGATGCATTAAGAGTTTTCATTAATGAAACTTCTCCTAAGCCCATTGGAGTGGAGGAGGTTGACATACTAGATTCATTAAATAGGATTTCTGCTGAATATGTTTTTTCCCCAATTAACTTACCTCCATTTTCAAGATCCACTGTTGATGGTTATGCTATAATTGACTCAGAAACTCCAGGAGAATTTACTATAATTGATAAGATTAGTATAGGAGAATATAAGGAGATTGAAATAAAAGATAAAGAAGCCGTAGAGGTTGATACAGGCTCTATAATTCCAGAAAACGCTACAGCTGTAATTAAGGTCGAAGAAACTGAAAGGAAAGGAGATAAAATCTTTATAAATAGAAAAGTGAAATTTGGGGAAAATATTGGATTTATAGGAAGCGATATTCCTAAAGGGTTTGAAATTTTAAGGCCAGGAGAAATCATTAAAGCTGAAAAAATAGCTCTTTTAGCTTCTGTTGGAATAAACAGAGTAAAAATATTTAAAAGACCTAAAATTTATATAATAACTACTGGAGATGAACTAACAGAACCAGGAAAGCCTTTACAGAAAGGAAAGATTTATGAATCTAATTCATTTTATCTTTATGCTAAACTAAAATCAGAAGGATACGAAATTATTGGATATACTCATGTAAGGGATGATAAGGAATTAATTAAAGAAGAGTTACTTAAAGGTTTAGATTTGGCCGATGTTGTGATATTGACTGGAGGTACAAGTGCTGGTGAGAAGGATTTTGTTCATCAAGTAATCAAAGAATTAGGTAAAATTATTGTTCATGGATTAAAGTTTAAACCAGGGAAACCAACAATTTTAGCTACCGTAAAAGGGAAAGCAGTGATAGGTCTTCCTGGCAATATTGTTTCAACAATAATGATAACTGAAAGGGTAATAAATAAATATCTCTCAATAATGGCTGGAAAAGAATTAACAGACGAAATTAAAGTTAAAGCAATATTGCTAAACGATGTAAAAGCTGATAAGAACCGTTATACTTATCTTCCAGTATATTTGTTTAAAAAAGATGAAAAGTACTTTGCTTTAAGTATACCCTTTGATAGTTATATGATAGGAACTTTTTCAATGGCTGATGGTTACATAGGTCTTGAGCCGGCTGAAGAGCATAAAGAGGGAGAAGAAGTTTATGTACATTTAAAGAGATTAGATTTAAGACCTACCTATATAGGAGAAGAGGAACCTACATTACTTAAATTATTTTCAGAATTTAGAAAAATTCCCTTAGGTTCTTACCCAGCATTAAAAGCTCTTAAATACGGAATCGGTGACGTTATCGTAATTAGTAGTCTTTACGATAGCTCAATAGCTGGGGAATATATGTATAGGAGAAAAATATTACAGAACGGTGAGGGAGAAAAAATTGTGGGATATTATGATTGGATTGGATTAAGCAGAATAGTCCAAAATTCTTCTATAAAATTACGCTATCCATCTTTATCTTCTAATTTTGTTGGTAAAGCTACAGTAATAGCACCAAACACTATTATCAACGAGGGTAAAGAAATTGGTGAAGAAAAGCTGATCATTGTTTGTAAAGATGAATATAAATCAAAACTTAAAACTCTATCTTAATATTATCGTTTATGATTGTAAAAGCTTTCTCGTCATCGGCAAACTTAGGTGCAGGTTATGATATACTAGCACTAGCACATGATGCTTTTGAAGATACAATTGAAATTTATGCTCAAAATTCTAGTGAATTAGATATAAAAGTAGAAGGAAACGGTGTGCCACTATCAGTAGAAAAGAATTCAGCTAGTTTTGCTTTGCTTGAATTGCTAAGGTCATATGACATTAAAGCAAAGGTTAGGTTAAAGATTATAAAAGGGATTCCAGCTGGTTTAGGCTTAGGTAGTAGTGGTGCTTCTGCTGCAGCAGCAGTTTATGCAGCTAATGAGATTTTTAAACTTGGTTTAAGCCGACAAGAGTTAGCTAATTTTGCTATGAAAGGGGAAATAGCATCATCTGGTTCTCCACATCCAGATAATGTAGCGGCAAGTCTGGTTGGTGGTCTAGTAAGTGTGTTAAATTCTAATCCCGTTAAGATCGAGCAAGTACCTCTAAATCTTGAGTTTCAAATAATACTTATTATACCATTTGTTAGAATAGAAGCAAAGACTAAAAAAGCAAGAGAGATGGTTCCAAAACAAATTGATACATCTAAATATGTTACTAATGCTAGATACCTCTCATCTCTTTTACTAGGCTTTA from Sulfolobus sp. S-194 encodes the following:
- a CDS encoding OB-fold nucleic acid binding domain-containing protein; its protein translation is MGEEKINNLKPGMENVNVTVRVLEATEAKVIQTKNGARTISEAIVGDDTGRVKLTLWGKLAGSIKEGMVVKIDNAWTTAYKGKVQLNAGSKSQISEVNDESFPQADQIPDTTPSAGEYRRPFRGGRRQGRGGRRPRFEEESGEEE
- a CDS encoding PqqD family protein — encoded protein: MNFDEVKNLKPQKIGEFLDKSEDGEGYIVKVSEDKVYELAPIAYYVWDLCDGEKTVDQIVTQISQEANLSVEQVRDPILMVLDELKKASLISM
- a CDS encoding molybdopterin-binding protein — encoded protein: MRAILDDRNLLSAEDALRVFINETSPKPIGVEEVDILDSLNRISAEYVFSPINLPPFSRSTVDGYAIIDSETPGEFTIIDKISIGEYKEIEIKDKEAVEVDTGSIIPENATAVIKVEETERKGDKIFINRKVKFGENIGFIGSDIPKGFEILRPGEIIKAEKIALLASVGINRVKIFKRPKIYIITTGDELTEPGKPLQKGKIYESNSFYLYAKLKSEGYEIIGYTHVRDDKELIKEELLKGLDLADVVILTGGTSAGEKDFVHQVIKELGKIIVHGLKFKPGKPTILATVKGKAVIGLPGNIVSTIMITERVINKYLSIMAGKELTDEIKVKAILLNDVKADKNRYTYLPVYLFKKDEKYFALSIPFDSYMIGTFSMADGYIGLEPAEEHKEGEEVYVHLKRLDLRPTYIGEEEPTLLKLFSEFRKIPLGSYPALKALKYGIGDVIVISSLYDSSIAGEYMYRRKILQNGEGEKIVGYYDWIGLSRIVQNSSIKLRYPSLSSNFVGKATVIAPNTIINEGKEIGEEKLIIVCKDEYKSKLKTLS
- a CDS encoding homoserine kinase is translated as MIVKAFSSSANLGAGYDILALAHDAFEDTIEIYAQNSSELDIKVEGNGVPLSVEKNSASFALLELLRSYDIKAKVRLKIIKGIPAGLGLGSSGASAAAAVYAANEIFKLGLSRQELANFAMKGEIASSGSPHPDNVAASLVGGLVSVLNSNPVKIEQVPLNLEFQIILIIPFVRIEAKTKKAREMVPKQIDTSKYVTNARYLSSLLLGFIKGDRELVRLGLNDEIIEKAREPLFPYYPKIKEISLLYNAIGACVSGAGPTIAIFVDSKSVKNKILGESLNVCKAYGYECTYKIAKVSGGAWVERRD